The following proteins are co-located in the Panthera tigris isolate Pti1 chromosome F2, P.tigris_Pti1_mat1.1, whole genome shotgun sequence genome:
- the CA1 gene encoding carbonic anhydrase 1 isoform X2, with protein MASSDWGYDDHNVLRGGPLSESYRLSQFHFHWGRTNDYGSEHTVDGVKYSGELHIVHWNSAKYSSFAEAASQADGLAIIGVLMKVDKANPRLQKVLDALNAVKTKGKRAPFTNFDPSTLLPSSLDYWTYFGSLTHPPLYESVIWIICKESIGISPEQLAQFRSLLSNVEGDKAVPIQHNNRPPQPLKGRIVKASF; from the exons ATGGCGAGTTCTGACTGGGGATATGATGACCACAATG TGCTGAGAGGTGGTCCTCTTTCTGAAAGCTATAGGCTCAGTCAGTTCCATTTTCACTGGGGCCGCACAAATGACTATGGTTCTGAACACACAGTGGATGGAGTCAAATATTCTGGAGAG CTTCACATAGTTCACTGGAATTCTGCAAAATACTCCAGCTTTGCTGAAGCTGCCTCACAGGCTGATGGTTTGGCAATTATTGGTGTTTTGATGAAG gtTGATAAGGCCAACCCACGACTGCAGAAAGTACTTGATGCCCTAAACGCAGTTAAAACCAAG ggCAAACGAGCCCCATTCACAAATTTTGACCCCTCTActctccttccttcatccctggATTACTGGACCTACTTTGGCTCTCTGACTCATCCTCCTCTTTATGAGAGTGTAATCTGGATCATCTGTAAGGAGAGCATTGGTATCAGCCCAGAACAG CTGGCACAGTTCCGAAGTCTTCTATCAAATGTTGAAGGTGACAAAGCTGTCCCCATTCAGCACAACAACCGACCACCTCAGCCTCTGAAGGGCAGAATAGTGAAAGCTTCATTCTGA
- the CA1 gene encoding carbonic anhydrase 1 isoform X1 codes for MASSDWGYDDHNGPEQWGKLYPIANGNNQSPIDIKTSETKRDTSLKPISVSYNPATAKEIINVGHSFHVSFEDNDNRSVLRGGPLSESYRLSQFHFHWGRTNDYGSEHTVDGVKYSGELHIVHWNSAKYSSFAEAASQADGLAIIGVLMKVDKANPRLQKVLDALNAVKTKGKRAPFTNFDPSTLLPSSLDYWTYFGSLTHPPLYESVIWIICKESIGISPEQLAQFRSLLSNVEGDKAVPIQHNNRPPQPLKGRIVKASF; via the exons ATGGCGAGTTCTGACTGGGGATATGATGACCACAATG GTCCTGAACAATGGGGCAAGCTGTACCCTATTGCAAACGGAAATAACCAATCTCCCATTGACATTAAAACCAGTGAAACCAAACGTGACACCTCTCTTAAACCTATCAGTGTCTCCTACAATCCAGCCACAGCCAAAGAAATTATCAACGTGGGACATTCTTTCCATGTAAGCTTTGAGGACAATGATAACCGATCAG TGCTGAGAGGTGGTCCTCTTTCTGAAAGCTATAGGCTCAGTCAGTTCCATTTTCACTGGGGCCGCACAAATGACTATGGTTCTGAACACACAGTGGATGGAGTCAAATATTCTGGAGAG CTTCACATAGTTCACTGGAATTCTGCAAAATACTCCAGCTTTGCTGAAGCTGCCTCACAGGCTGATGGTTTGGCAATTATTGGTGTTTTGATGAAG gtTGATAAGGCCAACCCACGACTGCAGAAAGTACTTGATGCCCTAAACGCAGTTAAAACCAAG ggCAAACGAGCCCCATTCACAAATTTTGACCCCTCTActctccttccttcatccctggATTACTGGACCTACTTTGGCTCTCTGACTCATCCTCCTCTTTATGAGAGTGTAATCTGGATCATCTGTAAGGAGAGCATTGGTATCAGCCCAGAACAG CTGGCACAGTTCCGAAGTCTTCTATCAAATGTTGAAGGTGACAAAGCTGTCCCCATTCAGCACAACAACCGACCACCTCAGCCTCTGAAGGGCAGAATAGTGAAAGCTTCATTCTGA
- the CA1 gene encoding carbonic anhydrase 1 isoform X3 — protein sequence MMTTMLHIVHWNSAKYSSFAEAASQADGLAIIGVLMKVDKANPRLQKVLDALNAVKTKGKRAPFTNFDPSTLLPSSLDYWTYFGSLTHPPLYESVIWIICKESIGISPEQLAQFRSLLSNVEGDKAVPIQHNNRPPQPLKGRIVKASF from the exons ATGATGACCACAATG CTTCACATAGTTCACTGGAATTCTGCAAAATACTCCAGCTTTGCTGAAGCTGCCTCACAGGCTGATGGTTTGGCAATTATTGGTGTTTTGATGAAG gtTGATAAGGCCAACCCACGACTGCAGAAAGTACTTGATGCCCTAAACGCAGTTAAAACCAAG ggCAAACGAGCCCCATTCACAAATTTTGACCCCTCTActctccttccttcatccctggATTACTGGACCTACTTTGGCTCTCTGACTCATCCTCCTCTTTATGAGAGTGTAATCTGGATCATCTGTAAGGAGAGCATTGGTATCAGCCCAGAACAG CTGGCACAGTTCCGAAGTCTTCTATCAAATGTTGAAGGTGACAAAGCTGTCCCCATTCAGCACAACAACCGACCACCTCAGCCTCTGAAGGGCAGAATAGTGAAAGCTTCATTCTGA